From a single Saimiri boliviensis isolate mSaiBol1 chromosome 7, mSaiBol1.pri, whole genome shotgun sequence genomic region:
- the FMNL3 gene encoding formin-like protein 3 isoform X3: MGNLESAEGGPGEPPSVPLLLPPGKMPMPEPCELEERFALVLSSMNLPPDKARLLRQYDNEKKWDLICDQERFQVKNPPHTYIQKLQSFLDPSVTRKKFRRRVQESTKVLRELEISLRTNHIGWVREFLNDENKGLDVLVDYLSFAQCSVMFDFEGLESGDDGAFDKLRSWSRSIEDLQPPSALSAPFTNSLARSARQSVLRYSTLPGRRALKNSRLVSQKDDVHVCILCLRAIMNYQYGFNLVMSHPHAVNEIALSLNNKNPRTKALVLELLAAVCLVRGGHEIILAAFDNFKEVCKELHRFEKLMEYFRNEDSNIDFMVACMQFINIVVHSVEDMNFRVHLQYEFTKLGLEEFLQSRHTESEKLQVQIQAYLDNVFDVGGLLEDAETKNVALEKVEELEEHVSHLTEKLLDLENENMMRVAELEKQLLQREKELESIKETYENTSHQVHTLRRLIKEKEEAFQRRCHLEPSVRGLESMGSEALARVGLAELSEGMPPSDLDLLAPAPPPEEALPLPPPPAPPLPPPPPPLPDKCPPAPPLPGAAPSVVLTVGLSAIRIKKPIKTKFRLPVFNWTALKPNQISGTVFSELDDEKILEDLDLDKFEELFKTKAQGPALDLICSKNKTAQKAASKVTLLEANRAKNLAITLRKAGRSAEEICRAIHTFDLQTLPVDFVECLMRFLPTEAEVKLLRQYERERQPLEELAAEDRFMLLFSKVERLTQRMAGMAFLGNFQDNLQMLTPQLNAIIAASASVKSSQKLKQMLEIILALGNYMNSSKRGAVYGFKLQSLDLLLDTKSTDRKMTLLHFIALTVKEKYPDLANFWHELHFVEKAAAVSLENVLLDVKELGRGMELIRRECSIHDNSVLRNFLSTNEGKLDKLQRDAKTAEEAYNAVVRYFGESPKTTPPSVFFPVFVRFIRSYKEAEQENEARKKQEEVMREKQLAQEAKKLDAKTPSQRNKWQQQELIAELRRRQAKEHRPVYEGKDGTIEDIITVLKSVPFTARTAKRGSRFFCDAAHHDESNC; encoded by the exons AGCTCAATGAATCTGCCTCCAGACAAGGCCCGGCTCCTGCGGCAGTATGACAATGAGAAGAAGTGGGATCTGATCTGTGACCAG GAACGATTCCAGGTGAAGAATCCTCCCCACACTTACATTCagaaactccagagcttcttgGACCCCAGTGTAACTCGGAAG AAGTTCAGGAGGAGGGTTCAGGAGTCAACCAAAGTACTAAGGGAGCTGGAGATCTCTCTTCGCACCAACCACATTGG GTGGGTGCGGGAGTTTCTGAACGATGAAAACAAAGGCCTGGATGTGCTGGTGGATTACCTGTCCTTTGCCCAGTGTTCTGTCAT GTTTGACTTTGAGGGTCTGGAGAGTGGTGACGATGGTGCATTTGACAAACTCCGGTCCTGGAGCAGGTCAATCGAGGACCTGCAGCCACCCAGCGCCCTGTCGGCCCCCTTCACCAACAGCCTCGCTCGCTCTGCGCGCCAGTCTGTGCTCCG GTATAGCACTCTCCCTGGGCGCAGGGCCCTGAAGAACTCCCGCCTAGTGAGCCAGAAGGATGACGTCCACGTCTGTATCCTTTGTCTCAGAGCCATCATGAACTATCAG TATGGATTCAACCTGGTCATGTCCCACCCCCATGCTGTCAATGAGATTGCACTTAGCCTCAATAACAAGAATCCAAG GACCAAAGCCCTTGTCTTAGAGCTTCTGGCAGCTGTGTGTTTGGTGCGAGGAGGTCACGAAATCATCCTTGCTGCCTTTGACAATTTCAAAGAG GTATGCAAGGAGCTGCACCGCTTTGAGAAGCTGATGGAATATTTCCGGAATGAGGACAGCAACATCGACTTCATG GTGGCTTGCATGCAGTTCATCAACATCGTGGTGCACTCGGTAGAGGACATGAACTTCCGGGTCCACCTGCAGTATGAGTTTACCAAGCTGGGGCTAGAGGAGTTCCTGCAG TCAAGGCACACAGAGAGCGAGAAGCTGCAGGTGCAGATTCAGGCATACCTGGACAACGTGTTTGATGTCGGGGGTTTGTTGGAGGATGCTGAGACCAAGAATGTAGCTCTGGAGAAGGTGGAGGAGTTGGAGGAGCATGTGTCCCAT CTCACAGAGAAGCTTCTGGACCTAGAGAATGAGAACATGATGCGGGTGGCCGAGCTCGAGAAGCAGCTGCTGCAGCGGGAGAAGGAACTAGAGAGCATCAAG GAGACATACGAGAACACAAGCCACCAGGTGCACACCCTGCGGAGGCTCATtaaagagaaggaggaggcctTCCAGCGTCGATGCCATTTGGAGCCAAGTGTCCGGGGCCTGGAGTCTATGGGCAGTGAGGCCCTGGCCAGAGTAGGCCTTGCAGAGCTGAGTGAGGGCATGCCACCCTCCGACCTAGACCTTCTGGCTCCAGCCCCACCCCCCGAGGaggccctgcctctgcctccaccaCCAGCTCCACCCttgccccctccacctcccccattACCAG ACAAgtgtcccccagccccacctctccCTGGTGCTGCACCCTCTGTGGTGTTGACAGTGGGCCTGTCAG CCATTCGAATTAAGAAACCTATCAAGACCAAGTTCCGGCTGCCTGTCTTCAACTGGACAGCACTGAAACCCAACCAGATCAGTGGCACTGTCTTCAGCGAACTTGACGACGAGAAGATCTTGGAG GACCTGGATCTGGATAAGTTTGAAGAATTATTCAAGACAAAAGCACAGGGCCCTGCCCTTGACCTCATCTGCTCCAAGAACAAGACAGCGCAAAAAGCTGCCAGCAAGGTGACTCTGTTGGAAGCCAATCGTGCCAAGAACCTGGCCATCACCCTACGCAAGGCTGGCCGCTCAGCTGAGGAGATCTGCAGGGCCATTCACAC GTTTGACTTGCAGACGCTACCTGTGGACTTCGTGGAGTGCCTGATGCGCTTCCTGCccacagaggctgaggtgaagctGCTGCGGCAATACGAGCGTGAGCGGCAGCCCCTGGAGGAGTTGGCAGCTGAGGACCGCTTCATGCTGCTCTTCAGCAAGGTGGAGCGGCTGACCCAGCGAATGGCTGGCATGGCCTTCCTGGGGAACTTCCAGGACAACTTGCAGATGCTCACACCG CAACTCAATGCCATCATTGCGGCGTCCGCTTCCGTCAAGTCTTCACAGAAACTGAAGCAGATgttggag ATCATACTTGCACTGGGGAACTACATGAACAGCAGCAAGCGAGGAGCTGTGTATGGCTTCAAGCTCCAGAGCCTGGATCTG CTGTTGGATACCAAGTCCACTGACCGGAAGATGACACTGCTTCATTTCATCGCCTTGACAGTGAAGGAGAAATACCCAGACCTGGCTAACTTCTGGCATGAGCTGCACTTTGTTGAGAAGGCTGCAGCAG TGTCCCTGGAGAACGTGCTGCTGGACGTGAAGGAGCTGGGTCGGGGCATGGAGCTGATTCGGCGGGAGTGCAGCATCCACGACAACAGCGTCCTCCGGAACTTCCTCAGTACCAATGAAGGCAAACTAGACAAGCTCCAGCGGGATGCCAAGACAGCTGAG gagGCCTACAATGCAGTTGTGCGCTACTTTGGCGAGAGTCCCAAGACCACACCTCCTTCTGTATTCTTCCCAGTATTTGTCCGATTCATTCGTTCTTACAAG GAAGCAGAGCAAGAGAATGAAGCCCGCAAGAAGCAGGAGGAGGTAATGCGGGAGAAGCAGCTGGCTCAGGAAGCCAAGAAActggatgccaag ACTCCATCCCAGAGGAACAAGTGGCAACAGCAGGAGTTAATAGCAGAGTTGAGGCGGCGCCAGGCCAAGGAACACAGGCCTGTTTATGAGGGAAAGGATGGTACCATCGAGGACATCATCACAG TGCTGAAGAGTGTCCCTTTCACGGCCCGTACTGCCAAGCGGGGCTCACGCTTCTTCTGTGATGCAGCCCACCATGATGAGTCAAACTGTTAG
- the FMNL3 gene encoding formin-like protein 3 isoform X1 has translation MGNLESAEGGPGEPPSVPLLLPPGKMPMPEPCELEERFALVLSSMNLPPDKARLLRQYDNEKKWDLICDQERFQVKNPPHTYIQKLQSFLDPSVTRKKFRRRVQESTKVLRELEISLRTNHIGWVREFLNDENKGLDVLVDYLSFAQCSVMFDFEGLESGDDGAFDKLRSWSRSIEDLQPPSALSAPFTNSLARSARQSVLRYSTLPGRRALKNSRLVSQKDDVHVCILCLRAIMNYQYGFNLVMSHPHAVNEIALSLNNKNPRTKALVLELLAAVCLVRGGHEIILAAFDNFKEVCKELHRFEKLMEYFRNEDSNIDFMVACMQFINIVVHSVEDMNFRVHLQYEFTKLGLEEFLQKSRHTESEKLQVQIQAYLDNVFDVGGLLEDAETKNVALEKVEELEEHVSHLTEKLLDLENENMMRVAELEKQLLQREKELESIKETYENTSHQVHTLRRLIKEKEEAFQRRCHLEPSVRGLESMGSEALARVGLAELSEGMPPSDLDLLAPAPPPEEALPLPPPPAPPLPPPPPPLPDKCPPAPPLPGAAPSVVLTVGLSAIRIKKPIKTKFRLPVFNWTALKPNQISGTVFSELDDEKILEDLDLDKFEELFKTKAQGPALDLICSKNKTAQKAASKVTLLEANRAKNLAITLRKAGRSAEEICRAIHTFDLQTLPVDFVECLMRFLPTEAEVKLLRQYERERQPLEELAAEDRFMLLFSKVERLTQRMAGMAFLGNFQDNLQMLTPQLNAIIAASASVKSSQKLKQMLEIILALGNYMNSSKRGAVYGFKLQSLDLLLDTKSTDRKMTLLHFIALTVKEKYPDLANFWHELHFVEKAAAVSLENVLLDVKELGRGMELIRRECSIHDNSVLRNFLSTNEGKLDKLQRDAKTAEEAYNAVVRYFGESPKTTPPSVFFPVFVRFIRSYKEAEQENEARKKQEEVMREKQLAQEAKKLDAKTPSQRNKWQQQELIAELRRRQAKEHRPVYEGKDGTIEDIITVLKSVPFTARTAKRGSRFFCDAAHHDESNC, from the exons AGCTCAATGAATCTGCCTCCAGACAAGGCCCGGCTCCTGCGGCAGTATGACAATGAGAAGAAGTGGGATCTGATCTGTGACCAG GAACGATTCCAGGTGAAGAATCCTCCCCACACTTACATTCagaaactccagagcttcttgGACCCCAGTGTAACTCGGAAG AAGTTCAGGAGGAGGGTTCAGGAGTCAACCAAAGTACTAAGGGAGCTGGAGATCTCTCTTCGCACCAACCACATTGG GTGGGTGCGGGAGTTTCTGAACGATGAAAACAAAGGCCTGGATGTGCTGGTGGATTACCTGTCCTTTGCCCAGTGTTCTGTCAT GTTTGACTTTGAGGGTCTGGAGAGTGGTGACGATGGTGCATTTGACAAACTCCGGTCCTGGAGCAGGTCAATCGAGGACCTGCAGCCACCCAGCGCCCTGTCGGCCCCCTTCACCAACAGCCTCGCTCGCTCTGCGCGCCAGTCTGTGCTCCG GTATAGCACTCTCCCTGGGCGCAGGGCCCTGAAGAACTCCCGCCTAGTGAGCCAGAAGGATGACGTCCACGTCTGTATCCTTTGTCTCAGAGCCATCATGAACTATCAG TATGGATTCAACCTGGTCATGTCCCACCCCCATGCTGTCAATGAGATTGCACTTAGCCTCAATAACAAGAATCCAAG GACCAAAGCCCTTGTCTTAGAGCTTCTGGCAGCTGTGTGTTTGGTGCGAGGAGGTCACGAAATCATCCTTGCTGCCTTTGACAATTTCAAAGAG GTATGCAAGGAGCTGCACCGCTTTGAGAAGCTGATGGAATATTTCCGGAATGAGGACAGCAACATCGACTTCATG GTGGCTTGCATGCAGTTCATCAACATCGTGGTGCACTCGGTAGAGGACATGAACTTCCGGGTCCACCTGCAGTATGAGTTTACCAAGCTGGGGCTAGAGGAGTTCCTGCAG AAGTCAAGGCACACAGAGAGCGAGAAGCTGCAGGTGCAGATTCAGGCATACCTGGACAACGTGTTTGATGTCGGGGGTTTGTTGGAGGATGCTGAGACCAAGAATGTAGCTCTGGAGAAGGTGGAGGAGTTGGAGGAGCATGTGTCCCAT CTCACAGAGAAGCTTCTGGACCTAGAGAATGAGAACATGATGCGGGTGGCCGAGCTCGAGAAGCAGCTGCTGCAGCGGGAGAAGGAACTAGAGAGCATCAAG GAGACATACGAGAACACAAGCCACCAGGTGCACACCCTGCGGAGGCTCATtaaagagaaggaggaggcctTCCAGCGTCGATGCCATTTGGAGCCAAGTGTCCGGGGCCTGGAGTCTATGGGCAGTGAGGCCCTGGCCAGAGTAGGCCTTGCAGAGCTGAGTGAGGGCATGCCACCCTCCGACCTAGACCTTCTGGCTCCAGCCCCACCCCCCGAGGaggccctgcctctgcctccaccaCCAGCTCCACCCttgccccctccacctcccccattACCAG ACAAgtgtcccccagccccacctctccCTGGTGCTGCACCCTCTGTGGTGTTGACAGTGGGCCTGTCAG CCATTCGAATTAAGAAACCTATCAAGACCAAGTTCCGGCTGCCTGTCTTCAACTGGACAGCACTGAAACCCAACCAGATCAGTGGCACTGTCTTCAGCGAACTTGACGACGAGAAGATCTTGGAG GACCTGGATCTGGATAAGTTTGAAGAATTATTCAAGACAAAAGCACAGGGCCCTGCCCTTGACCTCATCTGCTCCAAGAACAAGACAGCGCAAAAAGCTGCCAGCAAGGTGACTCTGTTGGAAGCCAATCGTGCCAAGAACCTGGCCATCACCCTACGCAAGGCTGGCCGCTCAGCTGAGGAGATCTGCAGGGCCATTCACAC GTTTGACTTGCAGACGCTACCTGTGGACTTCGTGGAGTGCCTGATGCGCTTCCTGCccacagaggctgaggtgaagctGCTGCGGCAATACGAGCGTGAGCGGCAGCCCCTGGAGGAGTTGGCAGCTGAGGACCGCTTCATGCTGCTCTTCAGCAAGGTGGAGCGGCTGACCCAGCGAATGGCTGGCATGGCCTTCCTGGGGAACTTCCAGGACAACTTGCAGATGCTCACACCG CAACTCAATGCCATCATTGCGGCGTCCGCTTCCGTCAAGTCTTCACAGAAACTGAAGCAGATgttggag ATCATACTTGCACTGGGGAACTACATGAACAGCAGCAAGCGAGGAGCTGTGTATGGCTTCAAGCTCCAGAGCCTGGATCTG CTGTTGGATACCAAGTCCACTGACCGGAAGATGACACTGCTTCATTTCATCGCCTTGACAGTGAAGGAGAAATACCCAGACCTGGCTAACTTCTGGCATGAGCTGCACTTTGTTGAGAAGGCTGCAGCAG TGTCCCTGGAGAACGTGCTGCTGGACGTGAAGGAGCTGGGTCGGGGCATGGAGCTGATTCGGCGGGAGTGCAGCATCCACGACAACAGCGTCCTCCGGAACTTCCTCAGTACCAATGAAGGCAAACTAGACAAGCTCCAGCGGGATGCCAAGACAGCTGAG gagGCCTACAATGCAGTTGTGCGCTACTTTGGCGAGAGTCCCAAGACCACACCTCCTTCTGTATTCTTCCCAGTATTTGTCCGATTCATTCGTTCTTACAAG GAAGCAGAGCAAGAGAATGAAGCCCGCAAGAAGCAGGAGGAGGTAATGCGGGAGAAGCAGCTGGCTCAGGAAGCCAAGAAActggatgccaag ACTCCATCCCAGAGGAACAAGTGGCAACAGCAGGAGTTAATAGCAGAGTTGAGGCGGCGCCAGGCCAAGGAACACAGGCCTGTTTATGAGGGAAAGGATGGTACCATCGAGGACATCATCACAG TGCTGAAGAGTGTCCCTTTCACGGCCCGTACTGCCAAGCGGGGCTCACGCTTCTTCTGTGATGCAGCCCACCATGATGAGTCAAACTGTTAG
- the FMNL3 gene encoding formin-like protein 3 isoform X4, which produces MNLPPDKARLLRQYDNEKKWDLICDQERFQVKNPPHTYIQKLQSFLDPSVTRKKFRRRVQESTKVLRELEISLRTNHIGWVREFLNDENKGLDVLVDYLSFAQCSVMFDFEGLESGDDGAFDKLRSWSRSIEDLQPPSALSAPFTNSLARSARQSVLRYSTLPGRRALKNSRLVSQKDDVHVCILCLRAIMNYQYGFNLVMSHPHAVNEIALSLNNKNPRTKALVLELLAAVCLVRGGHEIILAAFDNFKEVCKELHRFEKLMEYFRNEDSNIDFMVACMQFINIVVHSVEDMNFRVHLQYEFTKLGLEEFLQKSRHTESEKLQVQIQAYLDNVFDVGGLLEDAETKNVALEKVEELEEHVSHLTEKLLDLENENMMRVAELEKQLLQREKELESIKETYENTSHQVHTLRRLIKEKEEAFQRRCHLEPSVRGLESMGSEALARVGLAELSEGMPPSDLDLLAPAPPPEEALPLPPPPAPPLPPPPPPLPDKCPPAPPLPGAAPSVVLTVGLSAIRIKKPIKTKFRLPVFNWTALKPNQISGTVFSELDDEKILEDLDLDKFEELFKTKAQGPALDLICSKNKTAQKAASKVTLLEANRAKNLAITLRKAGRSAEEICRAIHTFDLQTLPVDFVECLMRFLPTEAEVKLLRQYERERQPLEELAAEDRFMLLFSKVERLTQRMAGMAFLGNFQDNLQMLTPQLNAIIAASASVKSSQKLKQMLEIILALGNYMNSSKRGAVYGFKLQSLDLLLDTKSTDRKMTLLHFIALTVKEKYPDLANFWHELHFVEKAAAVSLENVLLDVKELGRGMELIRRECSIHDNSVLRNFLSTNEGKLDKLQRDAKTAEEAYNAVVRYFGESPKTTPPSVFFPVFVRFIRSYKEAEQENEARKKQEEVMREKQLAQEAKKLDAKTPSQRNKWQQQELIAELRRRQAKEHRPVYEGKDGTIEDIITVLKSVPFTARTAKRGSRFFCDAAHHDESNC; this is translated from the exons ATGAATCTGCCTCCAGACAAGGCCCGGCTCCTGCGGCAGTATGACAATGAGAAGAAGTGGGATCTGATCTGTGACCAG GAACGATTCCAGGTGAAGAATCCTCCCCACACTTACATTCagaaactccagagcttcttgGACCCCAGTGTAACTCGGAAG AAGTTCAGGAGGAGGGTTCAGGAGTCAACCAAAGTACTAAGGGAGCTGGAGATCTCTCTTCGCACCAACCACATTGG GTGGGTGCGGGAGTTTCTGAACGATGAAAACAAAGGCCTGGATGTGCTGGTGGATTACCTGTCCTTTGCCCAGTGTTCTGTCAT GTTTGACTTTGAGGGTCTGGAGAGTGGTGACGATGGTGCATTTGACAAACTCCGGTCCTGGAGCAGGTCAATCGAGGACCTGCAGCCACCCAGCGCCCTGTCGGCCCCCTTCACCAACAGCCTCGCTCGCTCTGCGCGCCAGTCTGTGCTCCG GTATAGCACTCTCCCTGGGCGCAGGGCCCTGAAGAACTCCCGCCTAGTGAGCCAGAAGGATGACGTCCACGTCTGTATCCTTTGTCTCAGAGCCATCATGAACTATCAG TATGGATTCAACCTGGTCATGTCCCACCCCCATGCTGTCAATGAGATTGCACTTAGCCTCAATAACAAGAATCCAAG GACCAAAGCCCTTGTCTTAGAGCTTCTGGCAGCTGTGTGTTTGGTGCGAGGAGGTCACGAAATCATCCTTGCTGCCTTTGACAATTTCAAAGAG GTATGCAAGGAGCTGCACCGCTTTGAGAAGCTGATGGAATATTTCCGGAATGAGGACAGCAACATCGACTTCATG GTGGCTTGCATGCAGTTCATCAACATCGTGGTGCACTCGGTAGAGGACATGAACTTCCGGGTCCACCTGCAGTATGAGTTTACCAAGCTGGGGCTAGAGGAGTTCCTGCAG AAGTCAAGGCACACAGAGAGCGAGAAGCTGCAGGTGCAGATTCAGGCATACCTGGACAACGTGTTTGATGTCGGGGGTTTGTTGGAGGATGCTGAGACCAAGAATGTAGCTCTGGAGAAGGTGGAGGAGTTGGAGGAGCATGTGTCCCAT CTCACAGAGAAGCTTCTGGACCTAGAGAATGAGAACATGATGCGGGTGGCCGAGCTCGAGAAGCAGCTGCTGCAGCGGGAGAAGGAACTAGAGAGCATCAAG GAGACATACGAGAACACAAGCCACCAGGTGCACACCCTGCGGAGGCTCATtaaagagaaggaggaggcctTCCAGCGTCGATGCCATTTGGAGCCAAGTGTCCGGGGCCTGGAGTCTATGGGCAGTGAGGCCCTGGCCAGAGTAGGCCTTGCAGAGCTGAGTGAGGGCATGCCACCCTCCGACCTAGACCTTCTGGCTCCAGCCCCACCCCCCGAGGaggccctgcctctgcctccaccaCCAGCTCCACCCttgccccctccacctcccccattACCAG ACAAgtgtcccccagccccacctctccCTGGTGCTGCACCCTCTGTGGTGTTGACAGTGGGCCTGTCAG CCATTCGAATTAAGAAACCTATCAAGACCAAGTTCCGGCTGCCTGTCTTCAACTGGACAGCACTGAAACCCAACCAGATCAGTGGCACTGTCTTCAGCGAACTTGACGACGAGAAGATCTTGGAG GACCTGGATCTGGATAAGTTTGAAGAATTATTCAAGACAAAAGCACAGGGCCCTGCCCTTGACCTCATCTGCTCCAAGAACAAGACAGCGCAAAAAGCTGCCAGCAAGGTGACTCTGTTGGAAGCCAATCGTGCCAAGAACCTGGCCATCACCCTACGCAAGGCTGGCCGCTCAGCTGAGGAGATCTGCAGGGCCATTCACAC GTTTGACTTGCAGACGCTACCTGTGGACTTCGTGGAGTGCCTGATGCGCTTCCTGCccacagaggctgaggtgaagctGCTGCGGCAATACGAGCGTGAGCGGCAGCCCCTGGAGGAGTTGGCAGCTGAGGACCGCTTCATGCTGCTCTTCAGCAAGGTGGAGCGGCTGACCCAGCGAATGGCTGGCATGGCCTTCCTGGGGAACTTCCAGGACAACTTGCAGATGCTCACACCG CAACTCAATGCCATCATTGCGGCGTCCGCTTCCGTCAAGTCTTCACAGAAACTGAAGCAGATgttggag ATCATACTTGCACTGGGGAACTACATGAACAGCAGCAAGCGAGGAGCTGTGTATGGCTTCAAGCTCCAGAGCCTGGATCTG CTGTTGGATACCAAGTCCACTGACCGGAAGATGACACTGCTTCATTTCATCGCCTTGACAGTGAAGGAGAAATACCCAGACCTGGCTAACTTCTGGCATGAGCTGCACTTTGTTGAGAAGGCTGCAGCAG TGTCCCTGGAGAACGTGCTGCTGGACGTGAAGGAGCTGGGTCGGGGCATGGAGCTGATTCGGCGGGAGTGCAGCATCCACGACAACAGCGTCCTCCGGAACTTCCTCAGTACCAATGAAGGCAAACTAGACAAGCTCCAGCGGGATGCCAAGACAGCTGAG gagGCCTACAATGCAGTTGTGCGCTACTTTGGCGAGAGTCCCAAGACCACACCTCCTTCTGTATTCTTCCCAGTATTTGTCCGATTCATTCGTTCTTACAAG GAAGCAGAGCAAGAGAATGAAGCCCGCAAGAAGCAGGAGGAGGTAATGCGGGAGAAGCAGCTGGCTCAGGAAGCCAAGAAActggatgccaag ACTCCATCCCAGAGGAACAAGTGGCAACAGCAGGAGTTAATAGCAGAGTTGAGGCGGCGCCAGGCCAAGGAACACAGGCCTGTTTATGAGGGAAAGGATGGTACCATCGAGGACATCATCACAG TGCTGAAGAGTGTCCCTTTCACGGCCCGTACTGCCAAGCGGGGCTCACGCTTCTTCTGTGATGCAGCCCACCATGATGAGTCAAACTGTTAG